GGCTTTCCCTCGCCAGGGATATTTTTAGAGTTTTGTATCACTATTTAAATATTCCCTTTCTCAAGGGCTTTTGTAACAAACTGTACAGAACCTTTATCTGCAAGCTCCTTTAAATTCTATATCTCTCAATTTAGTTTCACAGGAGCAAACCTACGAAAGATAAAGTGCAGGTTTTTGACAGGCAGCGCAGATTACAGTCTTTGATCTCAAGGCAATTTTGCTGTTTTGCATCTGCAACAGATAACACCGCTAAACCCCCACCTTACTGAGCTGGAGAGCGCAAGAATTGCCTAAAAAATAGAAATGATATCAACCAAACTCAGCTTATTTCTGTTTAAGAACGAGCAAAGTGATGTCATCGTAAATTTTTTGCTCACCGATATGCCGTCGCAGATCCTCAATTACAACTTGTTTAATTTCTCCAGCCGTGTGTAGGCAGTTGCGACTGACTATCTCACACAGCCGCTCTAATCCATATTGCACCCTGAATCTATCTTCGGCTTCAGTGATGCCATCGGTGTACAGCACCACTATGTCCCCTGAGTACAATTGCAACTGAATATGAGCGACGAAACTAGTAATATCTGCTTCTAGCCCAATCGGGAAGCCTAAATCAACCGTGTCAATCCGTTCCACCTGACCACCGGAACGCACAATAATCATTTCTTCGTGTTGCCCGGTCAGGCGCAGCGTTCCCCCTTGGTAGTCCAATAAGGAAAGGCTAAGATTTTTATCGGAACTCATCCGCTGTACATTGTGATAAATGGTTCGGTTGAGTACGTCCAAGAATTTTTTGGGGTCGGTTTCGTTGTTTTCCAGTAGCGTTCGGACTGCTGTCTGCACCATGATGGTTAAAACGCCGCTTTCGAGTCCGTGTCCGGTGACATCGCCGATCCCGATTTTGACTTTATCCTCGTAATGGAGTACATCGTAGTAGTCACCGCCTACCTCTTCAGCGGGTTCCATGAAGCTAGCAATCTCCAATCCGGCAATTGATTCAAGCTCTTGCTGTTTGGGCAGTAGCATCTGTTGCAGTCGGCGTGTCACTGCTAGCTCAGCGCTCATACGGATATTGTCAGCTTGAAGACGCTCGTTGAGGGCAAGAATCTCGGCGTTAGCGCGAGCGAGTTCGCTGGTACGTTCCTCAACTTTTTGTTCCAAAGTGTGGCTGTAATTCCGCACCGCTTCCTCAGCTTGCTGGCGCTCGGTAATATCGCGCACCAGTACCACATATTCTTGGAAGTCTTGATTGTAACGGTTGGAGACGGCTGCCTCAACAATGGTGGGATGTTCGGGCGTTTTTAAGGTGTGTTCGCTCCGACTCGACCAATCATTTGGCTGACCTACCAAGGCGGGAAATATCTGGTTGAGACGACATCCCAGGAGATTAGGAGCGATCGCGGTTAATAGTTGTTCGGCGGCTGGGTTGGCTTGACGAATGACGCCGTTTTCATCGACGACAAGAATCCCATCAATGGCAATGTTGAACAAATGCTCAGACTGTTCTCTGGCTTCGACGATTGCCGTCACTTGGGGCAAACTTGTCCAGCAAGCGATCGCTACTCCAACAAAGGCAGTGATCAGCAGCATCACCACATAGAGATTGTTGCCATTCTGACCCAGGTCTATCGTCCCAATTCTGGCTCTAAACATCCAGCTAATCGTAGCAGCGCTACAGATCAGTAAGATCAGGATGACTACCTGAAACGCCACAAAATCGGATATTTTAGTTTGCGCTCGCCCTCGGTAATGCTGAATCCACCAAGCCGGATGAAAGGGTGCTAAAGGGATGCGGCGCATCACCCGATCTGCTGCCAAAATCCCTATGGGAAATAGCAACCCAATCAGAAAGTCCCTCCAACCCCAAGCCAGACCCCCTACCACCAAGACAACGACTTCCAGCAAAAACAAGACCCCCGACCACCAAGGCAGAAATACCTCTGGTCTCTTTCGGCGCAGCCACAGTGCTAAATGCACCGACATGATCGAGACAAACCAGCCGGTGTTACTCACCACCGCAATCTGGGGAACATCTCCCCAAGCTAGACAGATGAAACTGAGTAACAACGTCAGCACCAAAGCGGGACCGAATACACCCCGTCGGGACACTACAGCGAAGACAGGAGATAAATGTCCGTCTACAGCAAGTTGGTACAGCATCCGGGGACAGTTGGAAACCACCGTCGCGCACGAGAGAAGCGACCCAGCGGCAAGAAAAAAGGTAACGATGATAGCTGCCGACTGTCCCCAAAACGGCGTGGAAACCGCTAACAAATTTAAGAAAGTATCACCACCTAGACCTGGATCGGTGGCTAAGCGCATCAGTACCCAGGAACCCCCCAGAAAGATGGGCGGCATAATCCAAGAGGAGATAGTTAGAAACCGCAATGTTTCATTAGGGCGGCGGCTATCGGCAACAAATGCAGACGCAGATTCACAAGCGTAGGTCGTGTAGGTGACGAAGAATAACCACTTCGCCCAATCCGCAAAAGAGGGAGGCGACCAACTGGTGGGGAAAAAGCCAGGACTCGCTGGGGAAATGGCTAACCAGCCGATGCCAAATAGACAAAAAGCGAGTAAAAGCCCAATTGCCGGGATGACAAAAAATAAGTGCAGGATACTTAAAGCGCGGGTGCCGCTAAACGCCAAAATAAAAGTAATTAGCGTAAAGCCAATTTTCACCAGAGTATCGGGACAGTCAATTCCTAAAGGCTCCAGGTTTACCTTAATTAGTTCGGTAAGGACAACCACGTTAATCGCCAGCGTCGAGACCCAGCTGAAGAAGTAACCAACTGCCGCGTAACGGGCTAGCCCCGGATAGTGCTTTAGCAACCGGGTGGTATAGTTGGGCGTACCTCCCGCTACGTCAGGAAAATGCCTGCCTAAGCGTTTTACTTGTAGGTTTAGCAAGATGCCAAGGATCGTTCCTGGCAACCAGACAAAAATAGCCCCCGTACCGAGAGCAATGTGCAGTGCGGGGGCAATGGCAGGCCAAGAGATATGAGCCGTTACACCAAAGCCCCACGTTTCCAGAGAGCTAAGACTGCGGGGTAAGCGCGAAGCTGAGAGCCGATTTGGAGGAGCCGAGCCGATTGTTGTCGGCAATGGTGTTGAGGTCATCAGGTTTATTCGTGTTTTTATGTCAATTTATTTTCAGCGCTTGACAATGAGAGCGATCGCGATTGAGATTTAGGAGAATTCATCGCAGTCGGATACTTTCTTTTAATTTACTTTTTAAATTTCTATGTCGAACTATTTCTGTTTGAGAACTAGCAAACTGATGCTGTGGTAAATCCTTTGTTCTGCAAATTTTCGCCGGTTCTCAATACAACCTGTTTTAGCCAGTATTACATCCCGGACCTGTTTTCGGCTTCGGTAATTTCATCGGTTCTACCGATTTATTTTCTCTAGATAACTTACCCATCTATTCAGAGTTGAATAGCAGTGACTGAAGCCCTAAACTAAAATTTAGGCTAAAAGCTCACAATCCGTTGCAATGAGTTCAAAGCTTAACCAGTAAGCTTTAAATTGATATAGATTCTCGCTGTAAAATTTATTTTCAGGCTCCTAAGCCAGTGCCATTCATTCATCATTGATTGTTCTTAGGGCCGCCATCAACCCTGAACCAGAAACTTTTCTACAAACCGTTAAATTTCTTTTATTAGCCTATTCAAGGAGCAACGGAGGGTTCGACTGGACGGATAATTGCTGGGGTAGCTGATTCTTCGGGTTGGAAGATTGCCTGAAGTGCTTCTTCTAGAGTTTCTGCCATAACGATACGGTTTTCGTAGGCAACAATCACTCTCACTAATGTTGGCAGACTATTTTGTTCAGCTTCTAGATAAAGAGGTTCGACGTAGAGAAGCGATTGTTCAATCGGAATTACCAATAAATTCCCTTGAATTGCTCTTGAACCTTGACGATTCCACAGAGAAATCTGTTGAGAAATAACCGGATCTTGGTTAATCAACGCTTCAATCTGCTCGGTTCCGTAGATTAATTGTTGCTTAGGAAATTGATAAAGTAACAGCTTACCGTAGTTTTCTCCATCGGAACGTGCTGCTAACCAAGCAATTAAGTTATTGCGTTGTATCGGAGTGAAGGGCAACAGCAAGATAAATTCTTCTTCTTGGGCTGTTGGCAGCCTCATAATTAGAAAGTAGGGTTCTACTGCTTGCTGTTCAGCGGCATAAATTTCCATCGGAATGCGCCACTGATCTTCGCGGTTGTAGAACACCTGCTGATCTGTCATATGGTAGGTTAGTAATCGTTCCGATTGGGTGGTGAAAAAGTCCATCGGATAACGAATATGACTGCGTAAGGTAGCTGGCATCTCGTTTAAGGGTTTGAAGAGTCCCGGAAAGATGTCACTCCAGCTATGAATAATTGGGTCGTTCGGATCGGCGATGTAGAAGTTAGCAGAACCGTTGTAAGCATCGATGACGACTTTAACAGAATTCCGCATATAGTTAAAGTCATACTTGCCTGGGTCAGAGTAGGGATAGCGATCGCTGGTTGTATAAGCATCGACAATCCAGTACAAGTAACTTTGAGTCTCGTTGTCGCCAGCATTCGCCGCGACCAAATAAGGTTCGCTATCGTATCGCAAAAAAGGCGCGATCGCTCGAATTCTCTGATTAATATTGCGGCGAAACAACAACTTAGTTTTTGGCGTAAAGTCCCGCGTTAGCAACATTTGCCAGTCTTTTAAATACTCGGAAAACAACAACCGCCGCCACCAAGCACCGATAGAAATACCGCCGCGACCATCATAAGTATTGTAAACATTCTCGTCGCCACTCGGAAAATCTAACTCTCTCGCTCTTGTTGATGTCATCACATAGGTGTTGCTGATTTCACCGTAGTAAATCCGAGGCGTTTCAATCGGAATACTCGCTCGAATTGCTTCGCTAGATGTCTTTAAAGTGCCTGCTTCACCCCCTTCCGTACCAATATCTCTGACAAAATAGTCTGGTAGTCCACCTTGACCGACTGTATTGACTGGAGAAAGAGTAAAACCGTAACCATGAGTGTAGACTAGGTGTTCGTTCACCCAAGTCTGCGCCTGTTGGGGAACCGAACTATAGTCTAATTCCCGCGCAGCGATGAGTACCTGTTGTCTTGACGTTGCGGGCGTTTTTTGTGCAACCTCCTCAGTTTTCAACGTATATCTATCGATATCAGCATCGGGGAACTGGTAATAAAGTCTGATTTGCTGTAACTGGCGGTTAGTTTGTAAAAGTGGTCGCGTATCCCAAAGGCGAATATTATCAATCGTTAGGTCGTTATTCTGCAAGTCATCTGCGGTGAGTTGACCTGTGGGATTAAAGGTTTGGACTTCAATATCCTCTAAATCGAATGCCTGACGTGTAAAAGCAATGCTGCGTTGTATAAAAGGTCTTTCTCGTTGGAGTTCGTTAGGCTGAACGATAAGGCGTTGAACTGCGGCGGGTAAGACAATTAGAAATGAAAAATTAAAAATTAAAAATCCCAACAAAACAATTTTTAATTTAAAAGCTTTAATTTTTAATTGAATTGTCTGCCAGAACAGGAACAGCGCCATCGCTAGTGAGAAAAAGCTCAATCCGGTATAAAGTGGCAATCGCACGCTGACATCGGTATAACTGGCACCATAGGTAACGCCGGTGGTGGAATACAGCAATTGATAGCGCAATAACCAATAACCGAGAGCGAGAGCAGTACAGAGGAACCCGCCAAGTCCGCACAAATGGCGAATCTGCGATTTGGAAAACCCTAGAAATCTTCCCTCACTAAAACTATCTCCGGACAGCACATATATTAGAGTGACTGCGACAAAACCATACAAAAATAGCCCGAAAAACCAAAATTCTAGTAATTCCCAAACAGGCAACTGAAAGACATAAGAACTGATATCTCGCCCAAATAAGGGGTCAACACTGTTAAAACTGGTGGGATGGAAATACTGTAAAATTCTCGCCCAGTGGCTTGATAGCACCAGTCCAAAGAATAAACTGAGGACAAGCGCGATCGCAGTTAACAAAAACTGCGGATAAATCAACACCAGCGCCGCTGATACCAACACCACGACAACCTGCCAGATGCTAGAGAGCATCTTTCTACCCATCTGCCAGATCAATTCAGGCTGAAACCAAACCGGCAACAGAGGAGATACGCTTGGCAACCCGGCCTTAGAATGCCAATAACTCGCGGCTATTTGACCATAGTGCAGCAGCATCAACCCAATCGCTAAACTGAGTACCCCTAGCAAAGGCAAAAGCGATCGCAATTTTAGTGCTGAAGACTGAGGACGGATCGAAGAAAAGGATTCTCTTCGATCCTCTTCACTTAAAACTTGCTCCCCCCTAACTCCCGCGCTAACGTGCTGCTTCGCGAGAAAAAAGGGAGAATCAACCTCTCCCTTTTTAAACCCTGTTGGGGGAATCTCTTGAGAATACTTAAGACGATGGGCAAGATATAGATTACCCAGTAAAAAGCCAGCGGTGACGATAAATGCGATCGTCCCCAACGCCGCCTGAGTGCTTAACCTGAGAAAAAACGCCGGGAGATATCCGACTTCCTGAAACCAAAAAACATCTGCTACTAGGTAGGCGACTAGATCGAAGGCTAGCCACATTCCTAGTAGCAGTACAATTCCTGGAAAAATTCGATTCATTATTCCTTGTTCGTTGTTCCTTGTTCGTTGTTCATAGAAGTTGCCATGAACCCTGAACGATGAACTCGGAACGATTAGCTAAATTGTTCGCCTATATCCAGGTTAAACAGGGTTTGGAGTGCCTGCATCGCTTTGCGTCTGGCTTCGATATCTTGTTGCGATCGCAGTTGTACCATCGGATCGTGCAGAATTTTGTTAACAATTCCGCGCGTGAGTGCTTCGATAACTTCTTGATGTCTTTCGGCAAATTCCGTACCCAAGCGAGACAAAGCTTTTTCTAACTCTTGAGTGCGAATTGTTTCCATTTTATCGCGCAGGCAGCTGATGGTAGGAACGGTTTCAAGCGATCGCCACCAGACATCAAAGGCTTCCACCTCTTCTTCTAGCAGCCCCTGAGCTTCCATTGCCATCTTGCGGCGGCTTTCGTGATTCTGAGCCACCACTGCCTTTAAGTCATCGACATTAAACGCCTGCACATTGTCGAGATCGTTAACATCTCCATCCACGTTACGTGGCACGGAAATGTCAAAGATCATCAAACCTCGGTGCGCTTCTAGGTGAATTTCCAGCTTCGACCGATTTAACAGGGGTTCTGTGGAAGAAGTACTGGTAAACACCAAGTCTGAGCTAGCAATCTCTGACATCATTTCCGACAGCGGATACAGTTGCAACTGCGCCTCTGGGAACTGATTCGCCAATTCCTGCGCCCGCTGCATAGAGCGGTTCAGCACCGAGATGTGAACCGCTCCTTTTGCCAGTAAATGTTGCACTAACAGCCGGGACATTTTCCCAGCGCCCAAAATCGTCACTCGACAAGCTGCCAAGTTCTGGGCTTTAATCTGGGCTAACTCTACCGCCGCTGAACTGATGGAGACAGCACCCGTCCCGATACTGGTTTCCGTCCGGACTCGCTTCCCAGCCGTCAGCGCTTGCTTGAACAAACGATTCAGGATGCTACCGATGCCCTTGTATTGCTGTCCCAGTTTGTGGGTATGTTTCACTTGCGCCAGGATTTGCCCTTCGCCCAGTACCAAACTATCTAAACCTGCTGACACTCGCATCAAGTGCATGACTGCATCTTCATGCAACAAAACAAATAAGTGTTGTCGCAGCTGATGGAGGGGAAGCTTGCTGTGTTCGGAAAGAAATTGGGTAACTTCCCGAACACCTTGTTCGGTTTCATGAGCAACGATGTAAATTTCCAGGCGGTTGCAGGTGCTAAGAATCGCGACTTCTGCAATGTGGGGGTAGCTCAGGAGGTCAAGAGTTGCACCTTCACAAGCTGGCTCTGGAATACTTAATTTTTCCCGAATCTCAACCGGCGCTGTTTTATGGCTAAGACCTATGACTGCAATATTCATTTGCTAATTGCTAATTACTAATTGCTTATTGGGTTGATGGTTAAAAGATTAGAAGATTGAAGATTAGAAGGTTGAAGATTAGAAGGTTGAAGATTAGAAGGTTGAAAGTGAACTTGCACAACCTTCAACCTGCAACCGACAACCTGCAACCCAATATCCCGATTATCCGCAGACTACCTTAATTGCAGTTGCTTCGGCTCTTCAAACATGTGGATCGTGTCAACAAAGCGGGCGGTCTGCGACTGGCTGGAAATAACCAAGCTTTGAGTCCGTGCCCCACCCTTGAAGAACCGGACGCCTTCCATCAGTGTTCCGGGGGTGATGCCACAAGCTGCGAACAGAACCGTCTTACCAGAGGCGAGTTCCTCAGCACCGTAAACTTTGTCTGGGTCTGTGATGCCCATGCTATTAAGCCGTGCGATATTGCTCTCTCTGCTCTCTCCAATCAATCCAGTTTTCACCACATCTGGATCGTAGATCAGCTGACCTTGGAAGTGTCCACCCAGACAGCGCAGAGCGGCGGCTGAGATGACACCTTCGGGGGCAGCACCAATTCCCATCAAAGCGTGAATATTGGTACCAGAAAAGGCGCAGGAGATGGCAGCAGAAACGTCACCATCGCTGATCAGTCGCACTCTGGCACCGGCTTGCCGGATTTCTTGAATCAGCTCTTTGTGACGGGGGCGATCCATCACCACGACTACCAGTTCCTCAATCGAGCGACTTAGGCACTCGGCGAGAATTTTCAGGTTTTGGGTAGCGGACTTGTTAATGTCAACATGACCGCGTGCTACTGGGGGCGCTGCCAGCTTTTTCATGTAGAAGTCAGGAGCGGCAAATAAACCGCCTTTCTCAGCAATTGCCAGAACTGCCATTGAACCATTTTGACCGTAGGCAACGAGGTTGGTGCCTTCGCAAGGGTCAACGGCAATATCAATCTCAATTAATTCATCTGGGTTGCAGTAAGTTTTGGCATCTTCGCGGGTACAGATACCAACTTCTTCTCCGATATACAACATGGGGGCATCATCGCGTTCGCCTTCACCGATGACGATCCGACCCCGCATATAAATTTTGTTCATCCGCTCCCGCATGGCTTCCACAGCCACTTGGTCAGCAATGTTTTTTTCGCCTTTGCCCATCCACCGGGAGGATGCGATCGCAGCCTGCTCCACTACCTCTATAATTTCTAATCCCAGCGTGTTTTCCACAAAAATTATCCTCTCAACTGCTTGATTTAGCGTCGTTTCATCTGGCGATTCCAGTTAGAAGTCTATCAGAGGGGGGATACCCAAAGCTGGAGATTAACGGCTTGGTTTATGTTAACTTTTGTAATTCGTCCGGCTGACGGGTCATGGGTGATTCGTTAGGAAATCACGAATAACTCATGACTCTTGGCGTTCTCTAGGGCAATTCAACCGACGTCGGTTTAGCAATGTGAGGCAGACCCCAACCGAGTTTTTCTCGTAAAATTCGGAAAAACTCAGGGGATTGTAAGCGGATGAATCGAGCCGAAAAGGGCGATCGCTCTAGATACACCCGATCTTCTGGCAATACATAGCACCCAGCATTCCCATCCACCACCATCACCAGTCGGTTAGGATTCGCGGGGAAAATCGTCACAGGTTCGCTATCTGCAAACACCAACGCCCTAGACGCCAATGAATGAGGACAAATCGGCACCAACTGTAATGTCGGCACTCCAGGCGTCACCACCGGCCCCCCAGCACTCAATGAGTAAGCCGTTGAGCCAGTCGGAGTCGAGATAATCACCCCATCTGCGGCAATATCCATCAGCGCGTGACGCCCAATCAGCACCTCAAAATGGCACATACTGGTGAGCGGTTCCCGATGAATCACCATTTCATTCAGGCACAGTGCTTCCCACAGCCGGGTATTCTCTCGAAATAGCTGCACCGAGAGCATCGCCCGCTCTTCGACTTCATACTCCCCAGACATGAGCATTTCCAGCGCTTGCGGTATCTGGTTCACATAAGCTTCAGTAAGAAAACCCATGTGCCCAGTATTCACCGCCAGCAAGGGAATCCCGCAAGGTGCCACTTGGCGAAATGCCGCCAGAACCGTGCCATCTCCCCCCAGCACCACAGCAAATTTCATCTCTTTATCAAAGCCAGGGGGGGCCAGGGAATCAATCGGGGTATGACATACCGGACGATCGGGGCGAGAATATCCCAAAATTCCACCGGAACCCGTTGTCATGCAAACTTCCCAACCAGCGGCTGTCAGCTTGTCCTTTAACTCTGTTGCAGCGCGACAAGCTACAGGTTTGGTGTCATTGTAAATAATCCCTGCTTTGGGCACGCTTCGAGTCCGGTAGTAGTTCATTTTTAATTGTTAGCGATCGCGGGTTGGTTTTTATATATGTAAACTATTAAAAACCAACAACTAACAACTCACTTTGCTTTGAGCCTGTAATCAGTCAAGATGTATAGGGCATCTTCTTTTTACTCTGCTTTTTATTTTTTGATTTTTCGTAATCAATTTCCTTGAGTTTTTTCAAGATGCGACTGAAGTAGTCTTGCAGGTATGCCTCCAAAGTCGTGATTTGGGCTGGGTCTATCCCAAAGACTTGATAAACCTCATCCATCGACGCATTTAGGGGTTTGCCGGTCGCTACTACTTCTGCAAAAGCCAATCTATCTGCTAGATTCCAGCCCCACTCAAAAAAGCGAGCGATCCGTCGCACTGTCCGCAGTAAGCCCAAAGGCATTCGCGTTACCTTGGATTCTCGCCCAGAAAGACGTTCGCACAGGCGGATAATTTCATAAGCACCCCAAGCGCGAGAACCGACAATCGGGAAGGTTTTCTTTTCGGTTTCCGGAACCTTTAAGGCTTTGATTGCAAACTTAGCAATATCCTGAGTGTCCATGTAAGCCACCGGAGAGGTGTCCCCTGTCACCCATACAGCTTGCCCATCTAAGATCGGCACTGCATACTGACCAATCAGCCCCTGCATAAAGCCGCAAGGTCGCAAAATGGTGTAATTTAACCCGGATTCTGCCAAGAAAAGCTCCGTACATCGCTTGATTTCCATCAACGGGACTTCGGGGTACTTTTCAGCATCCAAGATGGAGAAGAAGATAAAACGCTCAACTTTGGCAGCGGTGGCAGCTTGAATCAGTGCTACTTTGCCATCCCAGTCTACCTGTTTGATACTGGTGCCGTCTGTCGGTCGTGAAGTTGCCGCATCAATCACGGCTGTGACACCTTCAAAGGCTGCTTTCAGGCTTTCAGGATTGGTGAGATCGCCGCCGAATAACTCAGCGCCCCATTCTTTTAAAAATGCCGCCTTCTTCGCACTTCGTACCAGACAGCGAACTTGATAGCCCTCTTCTATTGCCCGACGAGCCACCTGTCTGCCCAGGGTGCCGGTGGCACCGACAATTAATAAAGTCATCTAGTAATTAGTAAGGAATCTTAAACTTTCTATAAGATGTTATCAGAAATCTCAGAATTAACGCAAAGAAAGTTTACAAAAATAGTAAACCCAGCGATCGCGCACCTCAATTGTCAGTCGCTAATCCTGTGAAAATACCCAATAGCAAATTCTCGCCAGATGACAAAGCAACGGGCGAGGAACAGATTAACGATTCGTTTTTATGGCAACGGACAAGCCGCTAGGCGCGTTGATGGAAGACGCACTAGCGTCGCCTGCCCTTGCTTTCAGGGGTTGCCCTTAGCTACCGTGTACATCACAAGTCTTCTAATGTTGCCCCACAACGTTTTGATCCCCCCTACCCTCCTTAAAAAGGGGGGAAATCCAATCAAAGTCCCCCTTTTTAAGAGGGATGCAAGGGGGATCGGAGAGCGTTTCGCATCCTGTACAAGATGTGTGTACACGGTAGGTTGCCCTTAGAGGGACTCGTTTTCTCCACCTTGGATTTTGAGTAACAAAAAGCCCAGACCCAGACCCACTAAAATCAGGGTAGAGGACAATATAGCTGCATTAAAAATCTCACCGCTCATCGGTTGTAGGCTCCTTAGGAATCAATTAAAAAGTTTAGAGTATTTTAAACTGAAAGCTGTGAAAACTTTCTTTACACAAACACCTACCACTCTCACGCAACGGCAAGAACGTCCTCGGTTAGCGGTAACACTGGGAGATCCGGCGGGGATTGGGCCAGAGGTGGTGCTGAAGGCATTGGCAGATCCAACGGTTATCGAAAATTGCGAGATTACAGTCGTTGGCAGCCGGGGACTGTTGCAAGAAACTTATCATCGATTGACCGGACAACCTAGGGGCACGATGCCGCGTCCCTCCCAGCGACAGGAACAAAGCCTGCCTAAACAAGCTTTAGAAGCGGGTGGGAAGGCATCTGAGTTGGTGTCAGCACCGCTAGCAGACCCGGCACATTTATCAATTCTTGATGTCCCACTAGATGGGGAAATAGAGCGGCAAATCAAGATTGGGACGGGGAATGCTGCGAGTGGCGCGGCTAGTTTTGCTTATATGGAAACTGCGATCGCGCAGACCCTTGCGGGTGAGTTCCAAGGCATTGTTACAGGCCCGATTGCGAAATCTGCTTGGAAAGCCGCAGGATATGATTATCCGGGTCAAACGGAACTGTTGGCCAAGCGTTCCGGCGTCCAGCGCTTTGGGATGTTATTTGTGGCGCGATCGCCTCATACTGGTTGGACACTCCGCACTTTACTTGCCACGACTCATATTCCCCTCCGTCAAGTCGCTGAGGTGCTGACACCGCAACTGCTGACGAATAAGCTTGATTTGTTGCTGGAATGCTTAAAAGCAGATTTTGGGATAGAAAAGGCAAAGATAGCGATTGCTGGATTAAATCCTCACAGCGGCGAACAAGGACAACTAGGACGAGAAGAAATCGACTGGTTAATCCCTTGGCTAGAGGAAGAGCGACGGCGACCCGATCTGCAACTAGATGGCCCGATTCCCCCAGATACGATGTGGGTCAAGCCTGGTCAAGCCTGGTTCGGTTCAAATGGCATCTCATCTGCTCACGATGCTTACCTGGCACTCTATCATGACCAAGGCTTAATCCCCGTTAAACTAATGGCATTTGACCGAGCAGTCAATACTTCTATCGGTCTTCCCTTCATCCGCACCTCCCCCGATCACGGAACTGCTTTTGATATCG
This genomic stretch from Coleofasciculus sp. FACHB-1120 harbors:
- a CDS encoding NAD(+) kinase, which encodes MPKAGIIYNDTKPVACRAATELKDKLTAAGWEVCMTTGSGGILGYSRPDRPVCHTPIDSLAPPGFDKEMKFAVVLGGDGTVLAAFRQVAPCGIPLLAVNTGHMGFLTEAYVNQIPQALEMLMSGEYEVEERAMLSVQLFRENTRLWEALCLNEMVIHREPLTSMCHFEVLIGRHALMDIAADGVIISTPTGSTAYSLSAGGPVVTPGVPTLQLVPICPHSLASRALVFADSEPVTIFPANPNRLVMVVDGNAGCYVLPEDRVYLERSPFSARFIRLQSPEFFRILREKLGWGLPHIAKPTSVELP
- a CDS encoding SDR family oxidoreductase; amino-acid sequence: MTLLIVGATGTLGRQVARRAIEEGYQVRCLVRSAKKAAFLKEWGAELFGGDLTNPESLKAAFEGVTAVIDAATSRPTDGTSIKQVDWDGKVALIQAATAAKVERFIFFSILDAEKYPEVPLMEIKRCTELFLAESGLNYTILRPCGFMQGLIGQYAVPILDGQAVWVTGDTSPVAYMDTQDIAKFAIKALKVPETEKKTFPIVGSRAWGAYEIIRLCERLSGRESKVTRMPLGLLRTVRRIARFFEWGWNLADRLAFAEVVATGKPLNASMDEVYQVFGIDPAQITTLEAYLQDYFSRILKKLKEIDYEKSKNKKQSKKKMPYTS
- the pdxA gene encoding 4-hydroxythreonine-4-phosphate dehydrogenase PdxA, whose translation is MKAVKTFFTQTPTTLTQRQERPRLAVTLGDPAGIGPEVVLKALADPTVIENCEITVVGSRGLLQETYHRLTGQPRGTMPRPSQRQEQSLPKQALEAGGKASELVSAPLADPAHLSILDVPLDGEIERQIKIGTGNAASGAASFAYMETAIAQTLAGEFQGIVTGPIAKSAWKAAGYDYPGQTELLAKRSGVQRFGMLFVARSPHTGWTLRTLLATTHIPLRQVAEVLTPQLLTNKLDLLLECLKADFGIEKAKIAIAGLNPHSGEQGQLGREEIDWLIPWLEEERRRPDLQLDGPIPPDTMWVKPGQAWFGSNGISSAHDAYLALYHDQGLIPVKLMAFDRAVNTSIGLPFIRTSPDHGTAFDIASQGIADATSMKAAIQLGAELAARRIAANDL
- a CDS encoding PetM family cytochrome b6-f complex subunit 7, with protein sequence MSGEIFNAAILSSTLILVGLGLGFLLLKIQGGENESL